Proteins found in one Exiguobacterium sp. 9-2 genomic segment:
- a CDS encoding heme oxygenase — MIVVTNRIKVKKGMAAALAPRFTRPSGLDTMDGFIRVEVLLTQNIEEHDEMNVNMYWEDMKSFQAWRESDDFKASHSRPANSEAGESPMLGSEILTYEVASVKERAQ; from the coding sequence ATGATCGTCGTTACGAACCGTATTAAAGTCAAAAAAGGCATGGCTGCTGCCCTCGCTCCTCGTTTTACACGTCCAAGTGGACTTGATACGATGGATGGATTCATCCGCGTCGAGGTCTTGTTGACACAAAACATCGAAGAACATGATGAGATGAACGTCAACATGTACTGGGAAGATATGAAGAGTTTCCAAGCATGGCGGGAAAGTGACGATTTCAAAGCGTCCCATAGTCGACCGGCGAATAGTGAAGCCGGAGAATCGCCAATGCTCGGTAGCGAAATTCTGACGTACGAAGTCGCTTCGGTCAAAGAACGCGCGCAATAA
- a CDS encoding methyltransferase codes for MNEQEYDQQLRIETIEMQHLYSVFSHYNRYEPTPYAALDELCETYLFQKQDTVIDFGCGKGRLNFYLHDRFDCSVIGIEMNGQFYEDAIRNMGNYQSRRKRRSGGLRFEQAYAEQYVIPDEANKFYFFNPFSSQIFMKIVDHILSSVERSSRSVDLILYYPTDEYREYLERHTVFDQVDEIRLRDLYDKNHDERFVIYRFDPNKLLQNGYEYSDERNKG; via the coding sequence ATGAATGAACAGGAATACGATCAACAACTACGAATTGAGACCATTGAAATGCAACATCTTTATAGTGTGTTTAGTCACTACAATCGATATGAACCAACGCCCTATGCAGCATTAGACGAACTGTGCGAAACGTATTTGTTTCAAAAACAGGATACTGTCATTGACTTCGGATGTGGGAAAGGGCGCTTGAACTTTTACTTACACGACCGTTTTGACTGCTCCGTCATCGGAATCGAGATGAACGGACAATTTTACGAAGACGCGATCCGGAATATGGGGAACTACCAAAGTCGACGGAAGCGGCGCTCCGGAGGTTTACGATTTGAACAGGCGTATGCCGAGCAGTACGTCATTCCGGATGAGGCAAACAAGTTTTATTTTTTCAATCCATTCTCTTCGCAAATTTTCATGAAAATAGTCGATCACATCTTAAGTTCAGTCGAGCGCTCCTCGCGTTCAGTTGATCTCATTTTGTATTACCCAACCGATGAATACCGGGAGTATCTAGAGCGCCATACCGTATTTGATCAAGTTGATGAGATTCGATTGCGGGATCTTTATGACAAAAATCACGACGAGCGATTCGTCATCTATCGTTTTGATCCGAACAAACTGCTTCAAAACGGGTATGAATACAGTGATGAGCGAAATAAGGGATGA